The proteins below are encoded in one region of Brachyspira intermedia PWS/A:
- a CDS encoding MBOAT family O-acyltransferase, giving the protein MLFNSRDFLIFFPITLILYWIFPKKLRYICLFIASYIFYMFWNPKYALLMGTSTIVTFLSGILIEKLKYKRIVVAFSFIINIAILVFFKYFDFLLLNINMLLSALNIQLIEKPFDIILPVGISFYTFQALSYTIDVYRGEIKSEKNIIKYALFVSFFPQLVAGPIERSKHLLGQIQNMDKIKRFDYHRITEGLILMLFGYFQKMVIADRASILVDTVFNRYYIYNTTELALSAILFAVQIYCDFASYSLIAIGTAKVMGIDLMENFNTPYFARSIKEFWGRWHISLSTWFRDYLYIPLGGNRCSKIRRSFNILVTFLVSGLWHGANFTFIAWGAIHGICYLIEDITSKFRNNVLNKLGVKVQSFSFKFLEVIITFIIVDLAWIFFRAETIHDAFYYIQRMFTKIDLWRLFDGSLYKLGLDNFEMNILIISLIVLFLVDLIKYIKKETIYEFLKNQCLYFRWAVIFFLLFFIIIYGKYGAGFDPKQFIYFQF; this is encoded by the coding sequence ATGCTATTTAATTCCAGAGATTTTTTAATATTTTTTCCTATAACATTGATTTTATATTGGATATTTCCAAAAAAATTAAGATATATTTGTCTTTTTATAGCAAGTTATATATTTTATATGTTTTGGAATCCTAAGTATGCATTGTTAATGGGTACTTCTACTATTGTAACTTTTTTAAGCGGTATATTAATAGAAAAATTAAAATATAAAAGAATAGTAGTGGCATTTAGTTTTATAATCAATATTGCTATACTTGTATTCTTTAAATATTTTGATTTTCTTCTATTAAATATAAATATGCTTTTATCAGCATTAAATATACAATTAATAGAGAAGCCTTTTGATATTATTTTGCCTGTAGGAATATCATTTTATACATTTCAGGCATTAAGTTATACTATAGATGTTTACAGAGGTGAAATAAAGTCAGAAAAAAATATTATTAAATATGCCTTGTTTGTATCATTCTTTCCTCAGTTAGTTGCAGGCCCAATAGAACGTTCAAAACATTTGCTAGGTCAAATACAGAACATGGATAAGATAAAAAGATTCGATTATCATAGAATAACAGAAGGGCTTATTTTAATGCTTTTCGGTTATTTTCAGAAAATGGTAATAGCGGATAGAGCTTCTATATTGGTAGATACTGTATTTAATAGATATTATATTTATAATACTACAGAATTAGCATTGTCAGCTATTCTTTTTGCTGTGCAGATATACTGTGATTTTGCAAGCTATTCTCTTATAGCAATAGGAACTGCCAAAGTTATGGGTATAGATTTAATGGAGAACTTTAATACTCCATATTTTGCAAGAAGCATAAAGGAGTTTTGGGGCAGATGGCATATATCTTTATCAACTTGGTTTAGAGATTATCTTTATATACCTTTGGGCGGAAATAGATGCTCAAAAATAAGAAGAAGTTTTAATATATTAGTAACATTTTTAGTAAGTGGACTTTGGCATGGAGCTAATTTTACTTTTATAGCTTGGGGTGCTATTCATGGGATATGCTATTTAATAGAAGATATTACATCAAAATTCAGAAATAATGTTTTAAATAAATTGGGTGTAAAAGTACAAAGTTTTAGTTTTAAATTTCTTGAAGTGATTATTACATTTATAATAGTAGATTTAGCTTGGATATTTTTCAGAGCAGAAACTATACATGACGCTTTTTACTATATACAGAGAATGTTCACTAAAATAGATTTATGGCGTTTATTTGACGGTTCATTGTACAAATTAGGATTGGACAATTTTGAAATGAATATACTTATAATATCTTTGATAGTGCTTTTTTTAGTTGATTTGATAAAATATATAAAGAAAGAAACTATATATGAATTTTTAAAAAATCAATGTTTGTATTTCAGATGGGCTGTAATATTTTTCTTATTATTCTTCATTATAATATATGGAAAATACGGTGCAGGTTTTGACCCTAAACAATTTATATATTTCCAATTTTAG